GGGCATCTGGATTTTGAGATTTTGATgatgaaaatttcaaaagatTCTGACTTTTTTTCGCTTTTCGAACGAAATGTAGGACTAGAGGTGGGTACCGGCAAGCTTGGACAGCAACAGATTAGGCAGACCAGGAGGGCTTTAGGAGTCATTAATCAGAGCTTGTTAGGAGCTCCAGCATACCCTTGTGTTGTTAACAAGAGACCCTTTACACAGTAATTTTCAAACACTTTTTCGCCTTTCGAATTTTTCATCTTTCACGGGCATggtttcttgaattttatttatttatttagttttttgttttttgttaatCTCAGAAAACATGAAGTTTATGAGAAGAAGCAGGCAGATCCAGCGCACAGACCAATCACCAGGTTTGAATTTTACCCTTCtattgttttttcattttttatttcaattgtTGGGTtatgaaattcaaaattttgatcTTTAGATCTTAAACCAACATGAAACTCAAATTTTTAAGACGTATttaaccaaaatttgatgttGATTTGCGCTTTTTACAGGAAGTTTGCTGCACAAATTAGCAATCAGCCATCTTGTTTCGAGGTACCGCTATCCGCATCCAGATTGATTTTTAACTTTTCTTATCTGTTTTACCTTATTTGATTGATGGGGTTGGAGCGATGTATATCATCAGGAAGTCAAGATCCCCAAGGTGCCAAACAAAGCAGATGAAACCACCAACTCAGCTGGTTTTGGAGATTGCATTAGTATATTCGTAGACGAAGAATTCAAGTCCCCTGAAGGCCAAGCAGAAGCAATGACGGAGGACGCGGAGCCCATGTTCTTAGAGCAAGAAGAATCAACGCTGGAAGAAGCAAATGATACGGTATATCTCTTTGTAAAACATGTCAAGTTTTTGGATTGTGTTTTGTTGGAAAACCCCAATTTTCTGatttcacataaaaatttgatcttTTAGAAAGAGGTTGAAATGGAGGACATTGTGGAAGAGCCTCTTGTGGATATTGACGGTGGCGATTTGAAGAATCCGCTTGCAGTTGTAGACTATGTTGAGGATCTCTATGCTTACTATAGGAGAATGGAGGTGAAAATTGCTCACTGTTTTGTTACTGAACAATTAGATATAGCAAATTCATTGTCAAATGATCATAGATATGAAATTATTCAAATGTCACGAGATATATGACCTGATTGATTCGCGCGAAAGCGCGCTGAAGAAGTTCTTTGCGCGCCGCGAAGAACTTGCTACGTGCCTGTACTGATTTAGTAAATTACCTGTCACATTTAGAGTCGCATATCTCGATTCTCGAATGACAAGTAAATCTGTTGTGGATCTCTTTCCATGGCCATTACAGAATACCAATATCTGCAAATGGAAAGCATTTATGTCAGGTCTTAAATTTTCGTCTAACAAATTGTTTGGCATTTGCATTTTAATCGACATCAGAACATTTTCTGTAAAATGTTTGTACATTTTTGTCACAGAGAATTTGATTTGCTTCCTATTTAGcaaaaacctgaagttttcctttTTCGACGAAAAACAAAAGTGGGAAAACATCCATTTCAACCGAAGTGTGACTAACTTAACCAACATTCATATTTGCAGGGTTTTAGCTGTGCCCCACCTAACTATTTGGAGCAACAATGTGACATCAATGAGAAGATGAGGGCTATACTAATTGACTGGCTTATTGAGGTATACTTTTCTTTCCTAAATCGATCAATTTTCCGAAAATGGCAAATGCTTTCTCTTGATTAATCATCAATGCAGTTCGTTTCAATCAACCTCTTTTACAATTACAAATGACTGATCTGTTTATTCGAATCAACAGGTGCACGACAAGTTTGAGCTACTGAAGGAGACATTGTTTCTTACTGTGAACCTTATAGACAGATTTTTATCCCAGCATACGGTTGTAAGAAAGAAACTTCAGTTGGTTGGTCTGGTTGCCATGCTTTTAGCATGCAAATATGAGGAGGTTTCTGTTCCCATCGTCGGGGATTTGATTCTTATATCGGATAAAGCTTACACAAGGAATGATGTCCTGGAAATGGTAATTCATTGTTCTTTCTTGGGCGAGGGCGATTATGCTTAACTTGTTGAAGTTGTAGTAGTTCTAATTGTCCTTCCCCTTCTGCTGCAGGAGAACCTGATGCTCAACACATTGCAGTTTAACATGTCAGTTCCAACGCCGTATGTTTTCATGAATAGATTCCTCAAGGCTGCTCAATGCGACAAGAAGGTCAGTAGTGATTCATCGAagatcaaaacatttttctcaCGCCAGCGAGATTCTGATTCCTTTTTCTTTAATGTCATCAAAACAGATTGAACTCCTATCGTTCTTCTTAATCGAGCTCTCTCTCGTGGAGTACCAAATGCTTAAGTTTCCACCATCCCTGTTAGCTGCTGCTGCAGTCTACGCTGCTCAATGCACTCTTCACGGGTTCAAGCAATGGAGCAGCACCTGCGAGTGGCACACAAACTACTCAGAAGAACAGCTCTTGTGAGTACTTTCACTTATTAGTTTCTCCCATCTATAAAACAATAACTAAATCTTAATCAGTCGAAGAGTTTACTAATAACTCAGTAATTTGATGGTAACAGAGAATGCTCAAGTTTGATGGTGGGATTCCACCAGAAGGCGTCAACGGGAAGGCTGACAGGGGTGCACAGGAAGTACAGTACATCCAAGTTTAGCTACATTGCAAATTCAGAACCAGCGAAGTGTCTGGTGCAGAATCAACAACTATAGCAGGCCATACTCTCACTAACAAACATTACATATGATGACTTTGTTAATTGGGTAatttgggaagaagaagaagattaatGCACTTAATAATTCAGCAACTGTGGTTGCACACCTAGGAAAGTTGGGTTACCCTAGATTTCTAGGATTTGCAGCAGCCTCAAGTTGTTTGCTTGAGAAAGCAGATTAGTGTGTTCTAATTGAACATGCTCcatttttcatttcaaatttttactTTGAACTTCAAATAAATTGATGACACAAATGGATTTCATTTTCTCAATTGTTGTTGCTCATGGTTTATGTTTGAACTTTTTTCGATAGTTGTTGATAATAACATCTTCTATAGAGAGCAATTTACTAACGCTTTTCGAAAGTTATCATGAATTTTGTGCCGGTAAAAATatagaagacaaaaaaaatgGATAGTAACTATTTTGGACCGCTATTGTAAAGGGTTAAAATATTAGAAATTTTATCCCACCTTACATTTCCGTTTTTATATAATATCAAAATACCAATTTGTCCTTGTAAAGGGTTAAAATATCCAAACATTTCTACATGGCTCACTATTCTTTGCAAAGTGCTTGTATCTTCCAAAAACTAACCTACATTGACTTATGAGCCGCCGCAACTTATACTATTCAGAATTTGAGTACAAGTCCAGTACCTGCAAGCCACGTCGCTtcacttagggctggtttggtattgc
This is a stretch of genomic DNA from Malus domestica chromosome 02, GDT2T_hap1. It encodes these proteins:
- the LOC103454683 gene encoding G2/mitotic-specific cyclin-2-like gives rise to the protein MVISDENRSNLIRPTNMQGLEVGTGKLGQQQIRQTRRALGVINQSLLGAPAYPCVVNKRPFTQKHEVYEKKQADPAHRPITRKFAAQISNQPSCFEEVKIPKVPNKADETTNSAGFGDCISIFVDEEFKSPEGQAEAMTEDAEPMFLEQEESTLEEANDTKEVEMEDIVEEPLVDIDGGDLKNPLAVVDYVEDLYAYYRRMEGFSCAPPNYLEQQCDINEKMRAILIDWLIEVHDKFELLKETLFLTVNLIDRFLSQHTVVRKKLQLVGLVAMLLACKYEEVSVPIVGDLILISDKAYTRNDVLEMENLMLNTLQFNMSVPTPYVFMNRFLKAAQCDKKIELLSFFLIELSLVEYQMLKFPPSLLAAAAVYAAQCTLHGFKQWSSTCEWHTNYSEEQLLECSSLMVGFHQKASTGRLTGVHRKYSTSKFSYIANSEPAKCLVQNQQL